A region from the Colwellia sp. PAMC 21821 genome encodes:
- a CDS encoding IS630 family transposase (programmed frameshift) has product MRLLAVSYFLDGLSRTDISTTLKVARSSVNRWVTAYLSKGLSGLDSVSPKGRPSMLSPKQLSQLAQYVENQSCSAEGGRLMGQDFCTFIKKEFDIDYHRDHVYKILKKLGYSWITSRSKHPKQSQSVQDVFKKLFQMETILNIPFNISLDKVDVWFQDEARFGQQNTTTRLWAKTGSRPRAVRQQQFEYAYMFGAVCPSTGATEALISPVMNKDVMKKHLEQISQATPEGRYAVVVMDGAGWHTEDTFEDLKNLTMIKLPPYSPELNPIEQVWQWLRQNCLANRCFNGYENIVDECSNAWNIFRSDIKRVMSLCNRDWINLI; this is encoded by the exons ATGCGTTTGCTTGCTGTCTCATACTTTTTAGATGGTCTGAGCAGAACCGATATATCAACGACATTAAAAGTCGCTCGTTCAAGTGTTAATCGTTGGGTCACTGCATATTTGTCAAAAGGCTTGTCGGGCCTTGATAGTGTTAGCCCGAAAGGAAGACCGTCCATGCTTTCTCCAAAGCAACTCAGCCAACTTGCTCAATACGTTGAAAATCAGAGTTGCTCAGCTGAGGGAGGTCGACTTATGGGGCAAGACTTTTGTACCTTTATCAAAAAAGAATTCGACATAGATTATCATCGAGATCATGTATATAAAATACTGAAGAAACTAGGATACTCCTGGATAACAAGCCGCTCCAAGCATCCTAAGCAATCACAAAGCGTCCAGGACGTTTTTAAAAAGCT CTTCCAGATGGAAACGATCCTTAACATCCCCTTTAATATTAGCTTAGATAAAGTTGATGTTTGGTTTCAAGATGAAGCACGATTCGGCCAGCAAAATACAACAACAAGGTTATGGGCGAAAACGGGTAGTAGACCTAGAGCAGTAAGACAACAACAGTTCGAATATGCATACATGTTCGGGGCTGTTTGTCCTTCGACAGGCGCTACAGAGGCATTGATCTCACCTGTAATGAATAAAGACGTTATGAAAAAGCATTTAGAACAAATATCACAGGCGACACCCGAAGGTAGATATGCTGTTGTAGTAATGGATGGCGCTGGTTGGCATACGGAAGACACATTTGAAGATTTAAAAAATCTAACCATGATCAAGTTACCCCCTTATTCCCCAGAGTTAAACCCAATTGAGCAAGTGTGGCAATGGCTAAGACAAAACTGCTTGGCCAATAGATGTTTTAATGGCTATGAAAATATAGTTGATGAATGCAGCAATGCTTGGAATATCTTCAGAAGTGACATAAAAAGAGTAATGTCGTTATGCAATCGTGACTGGATTAATCTGATTTAA
- the tusA gene encoding sulfurtransferase TusA → MINSPLPDTDHKLEAVGLRCPEPVMMLRLKIRKMSTGETLLVNADDPSTSRDIPSFCRFMEHQLIYQQVKVIPFQYIIKKGL, encoded by the coding sequence ATGATCAATAGCCCTTTACCAGATACAGACCACAAATTAGAAGCGGTTGGGCTTCGTTGTCCAGAACCTGTGATGATGCTTCGTTTAAAAATCCGTAAAATGTCCACCGGTGAAACCCTATTGGTGAATGCTGACGATCCATCAACATCAAGGGATATCCCTAGCTTCTGCCGATTCATGGAACATCAACTAATTTATCAACAAGTTAAAGTGATACCTTTTCAATATATTATTAAAAAAGGGTTGTGA
- a CDS encoding transglycosylase SLT domain-containing protein codes for MPSGCFRFIKTIILTSLFASISTFANDENLQRKTFLQADKQVWNDSSATYQNLYNQLHYYPLQPYLDQKRLMAKMKLSSASEINDFLTKYEGTPLDWPLRKKWLTYLAKRNKPVLFQTFFKPTSNVELTCQYYSFELQTGVAASRVLPKVSSLWMVGKSQPKVCDPLFKKWQLAGYRTNDMIWQRIVLSADGGKHSLIPYLTKLLPEKDQAMAKLWHKVRRDPAYISELSRFSHKTEREAEIVTYGLKRLIWRSPEQALDTYALAKSLLPFTQQQHQQITLKFALALASKNHADAANWLEQVDEKLFSSNLTQWYITDALRDQNWQHIKDKLLKLPKTVQQSLQWRYWYSRSLLATDDLVQGTKLLNELAQSRHYYGFLAASYLNKASNFQNMPLVVSADEKALIVKSPEAKRAFELFAIGRFHHARLEWNYWLSKLNKREKLVASKVANELQWFDRAIFTLAKVGYLNDVNLRFPLGFETDIKHYADNEKINPAWAFAIARRESSFMSDANSPAGAKGLMQIMPGTAKQLARKKVSNQYLFKAKNNIKLGTKYLRDLLDKHHGNQVLATAAYNAGPYRVKSWLKDAKPLPADVWIETIPFKETREYVKSVLAYQQIYQHKVGQTGSLFDQIIAMNINE; via the coding sequence ATGCCGTCAGGTTGCTTCCGATTTATCAAAACCATCATATTAACGAGTCTATTTGCTAGTATTTCAACATTTGCAAATGATGAAAACCTACAGCGTAAGACTTTTCTGCAAGCCGATAAGCAAGTTTGGAACGACAGTTCTGCCACTTATCAAAATTTATATAATCAACTGCACTATTACCCGCTACAACCTTATTTAGATCAAAAGCGGTTAATGGCTAAAATGAAGTTGTCTTCAGCGTCTGAAATCAATGACTTCCTAACAAAATATGAAGGTACACCGCTTGATTGGCCGCTCAGAAAAAAATGGCTAACTTATTTAGCTAAGCGTAATAAGCCGGTACTTTTTCAAACATTTTTCAAACCCACGAGTAATGTCGAGCTAACGTGCCAATATTATAGTTTTGAATTACAAACGGGTGTCGCGGCCAGCCGAGTTTTACCGAAAGTTAGCTCACTTTGGATGGTGGGTAAGTCACAACCTAAAGTTTGTGATCCCTTGTTTAAAAAATGGCAACTAGCGGGATACCGAACCAATGACATGATTTGGCAACGTATTGTTTTATCGGCTGATGGTGGCAAGCATAGCTTAATCCCATATTTAACTAAGTTATTACCTGAAAAAGACCAGGCTATGGCAAAGCTATGGCATAAGGTACGTCGCGATCCTGCATACATTAGTGAATTGTCTAGGTTTAGCCATAAAACAGAACGTGAAGCTGAGATAGTCACTTATGGATTGAAACGTCTTATATGGCGTTCACCTGAACAAGCACTTGATACTTATGCTTTGGCGAAATCACTTTTGCCATTTACCCAGCAGCAACATCAACAAATTACCTTGAAGTTCGCCTTGGCGTTAGCCAGTAAAAACCATGCTGATGCTGCTAATTGGTTAGAGCAAGTTGATGAGAAGTTATTCAGCAGTAACTTAACGCAATGGTATATAACCGATGCGCTGCGTGATCAAAATTGGCAGCATATAAAAGATAAACTATTAAAATTACCCAAAACAGTGCAGCAGAGCTTACAGTGGCGTTATTGGTATAGCAGAAGTTTGTTGGCTACCGATGACTTAGTACAAGGGACTAAGCTGTTAAATGAACTTGCACAAAGTCGACATTACTATGGTTTTTTAGCCGCTAGTTACTTAAATAAAGCCTCTAATTTCCAAAATATGCCACTGGTTGTCAGTGCTGATGAAAAAGCTTTAATTGTTAAAAGTCCAGAAGCAAAAAGAGCGTTCGAACTTTTTGCCATTGGCCGTTTTCATCACGCTCGATTAGAGTGGAATTACTGGTTGTCCAAATTAAACAAACGCGAAAAATTAGTTGCCTCTAAAGTCGCTAATGAACTGCAATGGTTCGACCGGGCAATATTTACCTTAGCCAAGGTCGGTTATCTTAATGATGTAAATTTACGTTTTCCGCTTGGCTTTGAAACCGACATTAAACACTATGCGGATAATGAAAAAATTAATCCGGCATGGGCATTTGCCATTGCGCGGCGTGAAAGCTCGTTTATGTCTGATGCGAACTCGCCAGCAGGCGCTAAAGGCTTAATGCAAATAATGCCAGGTACGGCAAAACAACTTGCTCGCAAGAAGGTCTCTAATCAATATTTATTTAAAGCTAAGAATAATATCAAATTAGGCACGAAATATTTACGGGACTTACTCGACAAACATCACGGTAATCAGGTACTTGCTACTGCTGCATATAACGCAGGACCTTATCGAGTAAAAAGTTGGTTAAAAGACGCAAAGCCTTTACCAGCAGACGTTTGGATAGAAACAATACCGTTTAAAGAAACCCGAGAATACGTTAAAAGTGTTTTAGCTTATCAGCAAATTTATCAACACAAAGTAGGGCAGACAGGGTCTTTATTTGACCAAATTATCGCGATGAACATAAACGAGTAG
- the pepQ gene encoding Xaa-Pro dipeptidase — protein sequence MNILANQYPAHVAELQKRTKAVLKRENLEGLVIHSGQEIKAFLDDNSYPFRVNPHFKAWLPLVDVTNCWLLVNGTEKPTLIYYQPVDFWHKVIGLADDYWNEFFDIKILSKASEVDKLLPYDKKAFAYIGAHIEVAKALGFEHINPEPLINYLHFHRAYKTSYEQECMRRSSAIAVKGHKAAKAAFFDGASEYDIQHAYLKATQHVESETPYGNIVALNENTAILHYTALDRGVPQAHRSFLLDAGANFNGYASDITRTYSFKRDRFAELIARMDSLMLNAVDALKPGLSYVDLHIATYREIGKVLKEFNYINVDVDTAVETGIISTFFPHGLGHHLGLQVHDVGGFMADERGTHVNSPEPHAFLRTSRVIETNQVFTIEPGLYFIDSLLADLKQSAHGKMVNWQEVDAMRPFGGIRIEDNIIVHQSHNENMTRDFDLN from the coding sequence ATGAATATACTAGCAAACCAATACCCAGCTCACGTTGCTGAGTTACAAAAACGCACTAAAGCCGTCTTGAAGAGAGAAAATCTTGAAGGCTTAGTTATTCATTCTGGTCAAGAAATTAAAGCGTTCTTAGACGATAACAGCTATCCATTTCGTGTTAACCCTCACTTTAAAGCTTGGCTCCCCTTGGTTGATGTTACTAATTGCTGGTTACTGGTAAATGGCACAGAAAAACCGACGTTAATTTATTATCAACCGGTTGATTTTTGGCATAAAGTTATTGGCCTAGCGGATGACTATTGGAATGAGTTTTTCGATATAAAGATATTATCTAAAGCCAGTGAAGTCGATAAGTTACTACCTTATGATAAAAAAGCCTTTGCTTATATTGGTGCGCATATTGAAGTTGCTAAAGCATTAGGGTTTGAACATATTAATCCTGAGCCGCTGATTAATTATCTGCATTTTCATCGCGCCTATAAAACTTCATACGAGCAAGAATGTATGCGCCGCTCTAGTGCCATTGCAGTTAAGGGACATAAAGCAGCAAAGGCCGCTTTTTTTGATGGCGCCTCAGAATACGATATTCAACACGCTTATTTAAAAGCTACACAACATGTTGAAAGCGAAACACCTTACGGCAATATTGTTGCGCTAAATGAAAACACGGCAATTTTACATTACACCGCTTTAGATCGTGGTGTACCACAAGCACACCGTTCTTTTTTGCTTGATGCTGGCGCTAATTTTAATGGTTATGCTTCAGATATTACGCGCACTTATTCTTTTAAACGTGATCGCTTTGCTGAGTTAATTGCTCGCATGGATAGTTTAATGCTAAATGCTGTTGATGCGTTAAAACCAGGGCTAAGTTATGTTGATTTGCATATCGCAACATATCGCGAAATAGGTAAGGTCTTAAAAGAGTTTAACTATATAAATGTTGATGTAGATACCGCAGTGGAAACGGGCATTATTTCAACCTTCTTCCCACATGGCTTAGGGCATCATCTAGGTTTACAAGTTCATGATGTTGGTGGTTTTATGGCAGACGAACGTGGTACCCATGTTAATAGTCCAGAACCTCATGCCTTTTTACGTACTTCACGCGTGATAGAAACTAATCAGGTTTTTACTATTGAGCCGGGTTTATACTTTATCGACTCATTGCTTGCTGACTTAAAGCAATCTGCTCATGGCAAAATGGTGAACTGGCAGGAAGTTGATGCTATGCGTCCATTTGGCGGTATTAGAATAGAAGATAATATTATTGTGCATCAATCACACAATGAAAATATGACGCGTGATTTTGACTTAAACTAA
- a CDS encoding YigZ family protein, translated as MSKPYQVAAQEIIDETIVTRSRFICYLQPCASTAEAKAFIKSLQVLHPQANHHCYAFIAGRPENSQLYGFSDDGEPSGTAGKPMLTMLMGSNIGEICAVVVRYFGGTKLGPGGLQRAYGGSVKQALAILPTKLKIPMVRKTLACQYTQLNDVLYFIGQIGGEVLQQDYNENVVLTLALPDEKLELFQQQIQTMSAGQLTLQPITKKQ; from the coding sequence GTGTCTAAGCCATACCAAGTAGCGGCACAAGAGATTATTGATGAAACAATAGTCACGCGTAGTCGCTTTATTTGCTACCTTCAACCTTGTGCTAGTACTGCAGAAGCTAAGGCTTTTATTAAAAGCTTACAAGTGTTGCACCCACAAGCTAATCACCACTGTTATGCCTTTATTGCCGGTCGCCCTGAAAACAGCCAATTGTATGGTTTTTCTGATGATGGGGAGCCGTCAGGCACTGCGGGTAAGCCTATGTTGACTATGTTGATGGGCAGTAATATCGGTGAAATTTGTGCCGTTGTTGTACGTTATTTTGGAGGCACCAAACTTGGCCCCGGCGGATTGCAACGGGCGTATGGCGGCAGTGTAAAGCAAGCATTGGCGATTTTACCGACAAAATTGAAAATTCCTATGGTACGCAAAACACTAGCGTGTCAATATACACAACTGAATGATGTTTTGTATTTTATTGGTCAAATTGGTGGTGAAGTTCTCCAGCAAGACTACAATGAAAATGTAGTGCTTACTCTCGCATTACCTGATGAAAAACTTGAGCTTTTCCAACAGCAAATACAAACAATGTCTGCTGGGCAGTTAACGCTTCAACCCATAACTAAAAAGCAATAA